A region of Vitis riparia cultivar Riparia Gloire de Montpellier isolate 1030 chromosome 1, EGFV_Vit.rip_1.0, whole genome shotgun sequence DNA encodes the following proteins:
- the LOC117911652 gene encoding glutathione S-transferase U10-like — protein MEKQSEVKLFGTWASGYCTRIELALKLKGIPYEYVEEDLPNKSDLLIHHNPVHKKVPVLVHKGKAIAESLVILEYIDEHWNHTPKLLPEDPYERAKVRFWANFYDQKFGPSIYNIMTSKGKEQEKAIEDSLEVLKVFEEGIERDFPAKSPFLNGGTLGFLDIVVGSNASHFKAFNEVFAVVFDPEKNPAFCSWVTAMKDCPLMKETLPPHDRLVAKLSKLFLQPPKA, from the exons ATGGAGAAGCAAAGTGAAGTGAAGTTGTTTGGGACATGGGCTAGTGGCTACTGCACCAGAATTGAGTTGGCTCTCAAACTCAAGGGCATACCCTACGAGTATGTAGAGGAAGACTTACCTAACAAGAGCGACTTGCTAATTCACCACAATCCTGTGCACAAGAAGGTCCCTGTGCTCGTCCACAAAGGGAAAGCCATTGCAGAATCGCTTGTCATCCTTGAATACATTGATGAGCACTGGAACCACACTCCCAAATTGTTGCCGGAGGATCCATATGAGAGAGCCAAAGTTAGATTCTGGGCCAACTTTTATGATCAGAAG TTTGGTCCAAGTATTTACAACATCATGACTTCCAAAGGCAAAGAGCAAGAAAAAGCCATAGAGGACTCCCTTGAGGTGCTTAAGGTGTTTGAAGAAGGCATAGAGAGAGATTTCCCAGCAAAATCTCCATTCTTGAATGGAGGCACCTTGGGATTTCTCGATATTGTGGTGGGATCAAATGCTTCCCATTTCAAAGCTTTTAATGAGGTATTTGCTGTGGTTTTCGACCCAGAGAAGAACCCTGCATTCTGCTCTTGGGTGACCGCTATGAAAGACTGCCCACTGATGAAGGAGACCCTCCCACCTCATGACCGTCTGGTTGCCAAGCTATCCAAATTATTTCTGCAGCCACCTAAAGCTTGA
- the LOC117916265 gene encoding 60S ribosomal protein L34 yields the protein MVQRLTYRKRHSYATKSNQHRVVKTPGGKLVYQSTKKRANGPKCPVTGKRIQGIPHLRPAEYKRSRLPRNRRTVNRAYGGVLSGGAVRERIIRAFLVEEQKIVKKVLKIQKAKEKQASKS from the exons ATGGTGCAACGTCTTACCTATCGCAAGCGGCACAGCTATGCCACTAAGTCCAACCAGCACAGGGTCGTCAAAACCCCAG GTGGAAAGCTGGTGTATCAGAGCACCAAGAAGAGGGCAAACGGTCCTAAGTGTCCTGTAACTGGAAAGAGGATTCAAGGG ATTCCTCACCTAAGACCTGCAGAATACAAGAGGTCTAGATTACCTAGGAACCGTAGGACTGTGAACCGTGCTTATGGGGGTGTGTTGTCTGGAGGTGCTGTGAGGGAAAG GATCATCAGAGCCTTCTTAGTGGAGGAGCAGAAAATTGTGAAGAAGGTTTTGAAGATTCAGAAGGCTAAGGAAAAGCAAGCCTCAAAGAGCTGA
- the LOC117916256 gene encoding uncharacterized protein LOC117916256, whose amino-acid sequence MATKQFFILKSHLDFVDKSLFYQFVCRTMFSFAGSFWVLVCTCMCCVFGSIIRYLFRFRVEDSSRKMDLLRERQIGSDCFENSEADENNGKREGPVITETASTANTSKYQFICGKDFRGFIEEPETLSFTVQEFYAGSNDGSISNSPDPNTEKDIRKVDLEVEDVNHVKGEDSAENFGCELNLEAEDIDHAKAEDSAERFGGGIDLEAEDSAECFGGGIDLEAENVDHSKAEDSAECFGGGIDLEAEDVDHSKAEDSTECIGTQLNLEEDDVDHAKTEDSAGSFRDEEALEEQEQEVFTQDELSERGWTGGSENTFLGNCHSSNEVSENYPFPLGSNHDLVDSGDGFIILDDVFNSVNDDPLLVGDVGEWLEKSTLLPIVTEKAGDIDKDPSMEENPKFLDQEADVKDIEDEYLELESQLQSSNDKELFSENDSRKVEDRYEEDIDLEGTNKVNSLEKSDEPSLQKSPSSSDSDDDSLWENLWEHGNLIEQLKLELKNVRTRGLPTILEESESPKIVDDLKPLKIEEKLEHKDRMEGIQKFYQRYADKMRKLDILNYQTVHAISFLQLKDPVQLNSNKTPSASALKSLLSQKTAKLRRLQDGRTLNLIRELKNDLEMIYVGQLCLSWEILQWQYGKALELQEYDPDGFRQYSEVTSEFQQFQVLVQRFIENEPFQGPRVQCYVKNRYLIHKLLQVPAIKDDCIKDKKEMIETRQDAITIAMLTEAIEKSMHVFWDFLHADKHVKGLQGNQVDLQSPADVELLMDIQKGLHKKEKKLKELLRSKNCIVKMLQKHREDRLDRSLFFAKVELRLISRALNMSRLTTDQLAWCQKKLSQINIVNRKIHVEPSFMLFP is encoded by the exons ATGGCCaccaaacaattttttatccTCAAAAGCCATCTCGATTTTGTTGATAAAAGCCTTTTCTATCAGTTTGTGTGCAGAACCATGTTCAGCTTCGCTGGTTCTTTCTGGGTTTTGGTCTGCACTTGCATGTGCTGTGTTTTTGGATCCATAATCAGATATTTGTTCAG ATTTCGAGTTGAGGACAGTTCGAGAAAGATGGATTTGCTCCGAGAAAGGCAGATTGGTTCGGATTGCTTTGAGAATTCGGAAGCTGATGAGAACAACGGAAAAAGAGAGGGTCCTGTTATTACGGAAACTGCGTCCACTGCCAATACGAGTAAGTATCAGTTCATATGTGGGAAAGATTTCAGAGGCTTCATTGAAGAACCAGAGACTTTGAGCTTTACCGTCCAAGAATTTTATGCGGGCTCAAATGATGGCTCTATCAGCAATAGCCCAGATCCTAATACTGAAAAAGATATTCGGAAGGTTGATTTGGAAGTGGAGGATGTTAATCATGTAAAAGGAGAAGATTCTGCTGAAAATTTTGGTTGTGAGCTTAATTTAGAGGCAGAGGATATAGATCATGCAAAAGCAGAGGATTCTGCTGAGCGTTTTGGCGGTGGAATTGATTTAGAAGCAGAGGATTCTGCTGAGTGTTTTGGCGGAGGAATTGATTTAGAAGCAGAGAATGTCGATCATTCAAAAGCAGAGGATTCTGCTGAGTGTTTTGGCGGTGGAATTGATTTAGAAGCAGAGGATGTCGATCATTCAAAAGCAGAGGACTCTACTGAATGTATTGGTACTCAGCTTAATCTAGAAGAAGACGATGTTgatcatgcaaaaacagaggacTCTGCTGGAAGCTTCAGAGATGAAGAGGCTTTAGAGGAACAAGAACAAGAAGTATTTACACAAGATGAACTTTCCGAGAGGGGATGGACTGGTGGCTCAGAAAATACTTTTCTGGGTAATTGTCATTCCTCCAATGAGGTTTCTGAAAATTACCCTTTTCCTTTAGGTTCAAACCACGATTTGGTTGATTCAGGTGATGGGTTCATAATTCTGGACGATGTGTTTAATTCAGTTAACGATGACCCTTTGTTGGTTGGAGATGTCGGTGAATGGCTGGAGAAATCAACACTTTTACCAATTGTCACGGAGAAGGCAGGAGATATTGATAAAGATCCAAGTATggaagaaaatccaaaatttttggATCAGGAAGCAGATGTCAAAGATATTGAAGATGAATACTTAGAACTAGAATCTCAATTGCAAAGCTCCAATGACAAAGAACTTTTCTCTGAGAACGATTCCAGAAAAGTCGAGGACAGATATGAAGAGGACATAGACCTGGAAGGGACAAATAAAGTGAATAGTTTAGAAAAATCAGACGAACCCTCCTTGCAGAAGAGTCCATCTTCCTCAGATTCTGACGATGATAGCCTATGGGAGAACTTGTGGGAGCATGGAAATTTGATAGAACAGCTGAAATTGGaattgaaaaatgtgagaaCCAGGGGGCTTCCCACTATATTAGAAGAATCCGAGTCTCCCAAGATTGTTGATGATCTAAAGCCATTGAAGATTGAAGAAAAGTTGGAGCACAAAGATCGAATGGAAGGGATTCAGAAATTCTACCAGCGGTATGCAGATAAAATGCGAAAACTGGATATCCTGAATTACCAAACTGTGCATGCAATCA GTTTCCTCCAGTTGAAGGACCCAGTCCAATTAAATTCAAACAAAACACCTTCAGCTTCAGCACTTAAATCTCTGCTCTCACAGAAGACAGCAAAGCTGAGAAGGCTCCAAGATGGCCGAACCCTGAATTTGATTAGagaattgaaaaatgatttggaaATGATATATGTGGGACAGCTGTGCCTTTCCTGGGAAATACTGCAGTGGCAATATGGGAAAGCCCTAGAGCTGCAGGAATATGATCCTGATGGTTTTCGCCAATACAGTGAAGTTACCAGTGAATTTCAACAGTTTCAAGTACTTGTGCAAAGATTTATAGAAAATGAGCCATTTCAAGGACCCAGGGTACAGTGCTACGTTAAGAACAGATACCTTATCCATAAGCTTCTTCAAGTTCCAGCAATTAAAG ATGATTGCATCAAGGATAAGAAGGAAATGATAGAGACAAGGCAAGATGCAATTACAATTGCAATGCTAACAGAAGCCATTGAGAAATCTATGCACGTTTTCTGGGATTTTCTTCATGCCGACAAACACGTAAAGGGTCTTCAAGGAAACCAGGTTGATCTCCAAAGTCCTGCAGATGTAGAGCTCCTGATGGATATTCAAAAGGGTCTTCATAAG AAGGAGAAAAAGCTGAAAGAGCTTCTGAGAAGCAAAAATTGCATAGTGAAGATGCTTCAAAAGCATAGAGAAGATAGATTAGACCGCTCGCTCTTCTTTGCTAAGGTTGAGTTGAGACTGATTTCGAGAGCGCTTAACATGTCGAGATTGACAACAGATCAACTAGCATGGTGCCAAAAGAAACTAAGCCAAATCAACATTGTTAACCGAAAAATTCATGTAGAACCCTCATTTATGCTCTTCCCGTGA
- the LOC117925403 gene encoding TATA box-binding protein-associated factor RNA polymerase I subunit B, translating to MPERLDLTCHVCGSVGFSDGADGFFYCGRCGSQAEDIIDTGVAEEDFIAKGDARGAIYSASHRRQRHSIAPKPEPLSQSQSQFLNNLTLDDDYRVENEEAREETVADEVGPSGPSDFGLGLDGSDGLSFEDYYTQLRIRYVMGVQIMIELQCQALVEKFKASPLICGVAGTIWLRFVATTRVFDDEWADKVIQDSEMQKPGESEDLKPRAKYSAEPHNIYGQRAVIIWHRSLKKKIPLSCSLVISFLACHIAREAILPTDILKWSLEGKLPYFAAFIEIEKQIGPPSSPCPLSSSFMFRPSEAIPLQKLEAQAASIADSIGLHLPPVNFYAIAFRYLEQLFLPVEKILPYACRVYEWSMPPDLWLSANELRLPTRVCVMSILIVTIRILYNVHGFGKWEMSLSSSSGSSSSSNQIVKLNASDNIKMMDGAKQGSPLHDLNGSNEEPVTNSSHAQKSEFDATELLCNLDARYDELIDTYEYSKDLPTYLQYCKDVVFAGLELPFEDHEEEKIIEQLWEFYQNQKDSEPSEDLGVECGSALNEKRSRNDEGCINSIPKEKKKIRDDCSVPLGLDGDDTSLNSQGGENSVPTHQASVETLKEEAILRMKADMEENRFCYIPPRVNVKRFDYLHYVRKKDEGSYIYAAHADYYILLRACARVAQVDVRSMHVGVMSLERRLGWIEKRIDHCLHFKPPKFSSDPCNDDAPECSTDDYVEFSSLNLSP from the exons ATGCCGGAGAGATTGGACTTGACGTGCCATGTGTGCGGCAGTGTCGGCTTCAGCGACGGTGCTGACGGTTTCTTCTACTGCGGCCGCTGCGGCTCTCAAGCCGAGGACATCATCGACACCGGCGTCGCCGAGGAGGACTTCATCGCCAAGGGTGACGCGCGTGGCGCCATCTACTCCGCCAGTCACCGCCGCCAGAGGCACTCTATCGCCCCCAAACCCGAGCCACTGTCTCAGTCCCAATCCCAATTCTTGAACAACCTAACCCTAGACGACGATTACCGGGTAGAAAACGAGGAAGCCAGAGAAGAGACCGTGGCAGATGAGGTGGGTCCGTCAGGACCCTCTGATTTTGGGCTGGGTTTGGATGGTTCTGATGGGCTGAGTTTCGAAGATTATTACACGCAACTTAGGATTAGGTATGTAATGGGGGTTCAGATAATGATTGAGTTGCAGTGTCAGGCTTTGGTGGAGAAATTCAAGGCGAGTCCATTGATTTGTGGAGTTGCCGGAACAATTTGGCTGCGATTCGTGGCGACTACTAGGGTTTTTGATGATGAGTGGGCTGATAAAGTTATTCAAGATTCAGAGATGCAGAAACCAG GGGAATCAGAAGATCTAAAGCCTCGGGCTAAATATAGTGCAGAGCCTCATAATATATATGGTCAGCGAGCTGTCATCATATGGCATagatctttgaaaaaaaaaatacccttaTCTTGTTCTCTGGTAATTTCTTTTCTAGCCTGTCACATTGCCAGGGAGGCAATCCTGCCAACAGACATATTAAAATGGTCTCTTGAAGGGAAGCTTCCATATTTTGCTGCATTCATTGAAATTGAAAAGCAGATTGGGCCTCCGTCAAGCCCTTGTCCTTTGAGTTCAAGTTTTATGTTCAGACCTTCTGAAGCCATTCCATTACAGAAGTTGGAAGCTCAGGCAGCGTCTATTGCTGACTCTATAGGCTTGCATTTACCTCCTGTGAATTTCTATGCAATTGCTTTTCGCTATCTGGAGCAGTTATTTCTTCCTGTTGAAAAGATACTTCCATATGCTTGCCGTGTATATGAGTGGTCAATGCCTCCTGACTTGTGGTTATCAGCAAATGAATTAAGGCTTCCTACTCGGGTTTGTGTAATGTCAATTCTAATTGTAACAATAAGGATTCTTTACAACGTACATGGTTTTGGGAAATGGGAAATGAGTTTGTCTAGTTCCAGTGGTTCTTCATCCTCATCTAATCAGATAGTAAAATTGAATGCCTCAGACAATATTAAAATGATGGATGGTGCTAAACAAGGTTCTCCTTTACATGATTTGAATGGTTCAAACGAAGAACCTGTGACAAACTCATCTCATGCCCAGAAATCTGAATTTGATGCTACAGAGCTTTTGTGTAACCTTGATGCCAGATATGATGAACTCATTGACACCTATG AGTATTCCAAGGATTTACCGACATATCTGCAATACTGTAAGGATGTTGTCTTTGCTGGACTGGAACTGCCATTTGAGGATCACGAGGAGGAGAAGATAATAGAACAGTTATGGgaattttatcaaaatcaaaag GATTCTGAACCCTCAGAAGACCTTGGAGTGGAATGTGGTAGTGCTTTGAATGAAAAAAGATCTAGGAATGATGAAGGATGCATTAACAGCATTcccaaggaaaagaagaaaattagagATGATTGCTCTGTACCACTGGGTCTGGATGGTGATGATACTTCTTTGAATTCACAGGGAGGTGAAAATTCAGTACCCACCCATCAAGCTTCAGTAGAGACACTAAAAGAAGAAGCCATTTTACGGATGAAAGCGGACATGGAGGAAAATAGGTTCTGTTATATTCCACCTAGGGTCAATGTCAAGAGATTCGATTACCTTCACTATGTGAGAAAGAAGGATGAAGGTTCCTATATTTATGCTGCCCATGCAGATTATTACATATTGCTTCGTGCTTGTGCAAGGGTTGCTCAAGTTGATGTACGGAGTATGCATGTTGGAGTGATGAGTCTTGAGAGGAGACTGGGTTGGATCGAGAAAAGAATTGATCATTGCTTGCATTTCAAACCTCCAAAATTTTCCTCTGACCCATGTAATGATGATGCACCAGAATGTTCTACAGATGATTATGTTGAATTTTCAAGTTTGAATTTATCaccttaa